One Thermoplasma volcanium GSS1 genomic window carries:
- a CDS encoding PadR family transcriptional regulator, producing the protein MFDKFNFVKRRGNLKYWILYLVSTKPMNGAEVMDEIERHSFGMWRPSPGSVYPALEQLEADGLVIRNEDGRYAATEQGKEELGITSAEFSRSPKTVSGIVDEIESMVMYLSDVMPVQPEDSKLNVTRLENVVSKINELISKWSGENADNKN; encoded by the coding sequence TTGTTTGACAAGTTCAATTTCGTAAAGAGGAGGGGGAATCTCAAGTATTGGATATTGTACCTCGTTTCTACCAAGCCGATGAATGGAGCCGAAGTTATGGATGAGATCGAAAGGCACAGCTTTGGGATGTGGAGGCCGTCACCAGGATCGGTTTATCCTGCTCTAGAACAACTAGAAGCTGACGGCTTAGTTATAAGAAACGAAGACGGGAGATACGCGGCCACTGAGCAAGGGAAGGAAGAGCTGGGGATAACGAGTGCAGAGTTTTCCAGATCTCCAAAAACTGTATCCGGCATAGTAGATGAAATAGAAAGCATGGTAATGTACCTCTCCGACGTCATGCCTGTTCAGCCCGAAGATTCCAAGCTGAATGTTACAAGGCTAGAAAATGTCGTTTCGAAGATCAATGAACTCATTTCCAAGTGGAGCGGTGAAAATGCCGATAATAAAAACTGA
- a CDS encoding archease — MTYEILDHESDIGIMVYGTTYEELFSNAVYAMADLILDVGKLKEKRKMHEIIRGNTPEDIMVNLLSRVLFYVDTYYTLYFRATCKYEDSTLDVYLYGSEIPEEVEYRNVIKAVTYSEIAVKPEDGFARVIFDL, encoded by the coding sequence TTGACATACGAAATTCTTGATCATGAAAGCGATATCGGTATAATGGTCTACGGAACCACCTATGAAGAGTTGTTTTCTAACGCCGTATATGCCATGGCCGATCTTATTTTGGACGTGGGCAAGCTTAAGGAAAAAAGAAAAATGCATGAAATTATAAGAGGCAATACACCAGAGGATATAATGGTAAACCTCCTGTCCAGAGTCCTTTTTTACGTTGACACATATTATACTCTTTATTTCAGGGCCACATGCAAGTACGAGGACAGTACTTTGGATGTATATCTCTACGGTTCGGAAATACCAGAAGAGGTAGAGTACAGGAACGTAATAAAGGCCGTTACGTACAGTGAAATAGCTGTTAAACCCGAAGACGGTTTTGCAAGGGTTATATTCGATTTATAA
- the tes gene encoding tetraether lipid synthase Tes — MGHLINEDMLVIRVTESLCPGCVDEEKFDQMRIPAIVYEEGGDVKLIKECPEHGITTEKYWEDYEMFEEAKKWQDPGIKLMNPNVAYYASKIVCPTHCGLCVKHKSHTGLGNIVVTNRCDLSCWYCFFYAKENEPIYEPTQDQIRMMLRRMKNEKPVGANAVQITGGEPTMRDDIIDIVRIAREEGYDHVQLNTNSVRAAFDPDFVRKVREAGSNVIYTSFDGPTPRSNPKNFWEIPDALENYKKAPLGVVLVPTVIGGVNDMYLGDIIRFGLSNIDVVRAVNFQPVSLVGRMPDRARAKQRITIPGAIKKIEQQTDGLIGREDFFTVPSSAAVSNFVAALKGRPTYKLSIHYACGMGTYLFKDDEKVIPVTRFVDVKGMFEYIQNLADEIEDSTFKSLKKVETTTRLLYNLKKFVDYEKAPKDFKLKDMVYNAFTEGDYHGLKAFHYKSMFIGFMHFQDPYTYDVDRVERCDIHYAMPDGRVIPFCAFNVIPELYRDSTQRKYSIPAKVYEEKTGRSLKKEKYFREYSMEDKKRIIAFYERSIGRKLTEEEIGQKLEDPIPVISSQNPDM, encoded by the coding sequence ATGGGCCACCTCATAAACGAAGACATGCTTGTTATAAGAGTAACAGAAAGCCTCTGCCCTGGCTGCGTCGATGAAGAGAAATTCGACCAGATGAGGATCCCAGCAATAGTATACGAAGAAGGCGGAGATGTAAAGTTAATAAAAGAATGCCCAGAGCACGGGATAACCACAGAGAAGTATTGGGAAGACTATGAGATGTTTGAGGAGGCAAAGAAATGGCAGGATCCAGGTATAAAACTTATGAATCCTAACGTTGCCTACTATGCTTCCAAGATTGTTTGCCCGACTCACTGCGGGCTCTGCGTCAAACACAAATCGCATACTGGATTGGGCAATATAGTAGTCACGAATAGGTGCGATCTGTCATGCTGGTACTGTTTCTTCTATGCTAAAGAGAATGAGCCAATATACGAACCGACACAGGATCAGATAAGGATGATGCTCCGCCGCATGAAGAATGAAAAGCCAGTCGGGGCAAACGCAGTGCAGATAACTGGTGGAGAGCCCACAATGAGAGACGATATCATAGACATAGTAAGAATAGCGAGGGAAGAAGGTTACGATCACGTACAGTTAAACACCAATAGCGTAAGGGCAGCGTTTGACCCAGACTTTGTTAGGAAGGTAAGGGAAGCTGGATCAAACGTTATATATACTAGCTTTGATGGTCCAACACCAAGGTCAAACCCAAAGAACTTCTGGGAAATACCTGATGCACTAGAAAATTACAAGAAGGCACCGCTTGGGGTAGTGCTAGTTCCTACTGTGATAGGCGGGGTCAACGATATGTATCTGGGGGATATCATAAGGTTCGGATTATCGAACATAGACGTGGTCCGTGCAGTAAACTTCCAGCCTGTCAGCCTGGTAGGAAGGATGCCAGACAGGGCCAGAGCGAAGCAGAGGATAACGATTCCGGGAGCAATAAAGAAAATAGAACAGCAGACCGATGGTCTCATAGGTAGGGAAGATTTCTTCACTGTACCGTCTTCAGCAGCTGTATCTAACTTCGTTGCTGCACTTAAGGGCAGACCGACATACAAACTATCAATCCACTATGCGTGCGGTATGGGAACATACCTGTTCAAGGATGACGAAAAGGTAATACCCGTAACTAGGTTCGTAGATGTGAAGGGTATGTTCGAGTATATACAGAATCTTGCTGATGAGATAGAAGATTCTACATTTAAGAGCCTCAAGAAAGTGGAGACTACCACAAGGCTGCTCTACAACCTCAAGAAATTCGTAGATTATGAAAAAGCTCCAAAGGACTTCAAGTTGAAGGACATGGTTTATAATGCATTTACAGAAGGGGACTATCATGGGCTTAAGGCTTTCCACTACAAATCCATGTTCATAGGCTTCATGCACTTCCAGGATCCGTACACATACGATGTAGATAGGGTAGAGAGATGCGATATCCACTATGCGATGCCTGATGGCAGAGTTATACCATTCTGTGCATTCAACGTTATACCAGAGCTATACAGGGACTCAACACAGAGGAAATACTCGATACCTGCAAAAGTATACGAAGAAAAGACAGGAAGGAGCCTTAAGAAAGAGAAATACTTCAGGGAATACAGTATGGAGGATAAAAAGAGGATAATAGCCTTCTATGAGAGGAGCATCGGAAGGAAATTGACAGAAGAGGAGATAGGGCAGAAACTAGAGGATCCAATACCTGTTATTTCATCACAGAATCCAGATATGTGA